The proteins below come from a single Agromyces flavus genomic window:
- a CDS encoding agmatine deiminase family protein, with product MSWRMPAETAPHERTWMAFPREGITLGSEASEREEGYAAWTAVAHAVAEFEPVTMVVDPTETARARRMLGSDSGIEIVAAPLDEFWMRDFGPTFVVDDERPGVLGAVDWIFNGWGAPEWAEWTVSAEIARFAAAHVGAELVSSVLVNEGGGIHVDGEGTVLLTETVQLDPRRNPYADRARVEAELARTIGAPHAIWLPRGLTRDYDDFGTNGHVDIVATIPSPGRLLLHHQADAAHPDFVVTRELRSLLEGQADAAGRRFEIIDLPAPTTLRDDEGFVDWSYVNHLVVNDGVVACGFGEPEADARAAAILADAYPGRRVVTVDARPIFARGGGIHCITQQQPALAAAAAGGAR from the coding sequence ATGAGCTGGCGCATGCCCGCCGAGACCGCACCGCACGAGCGCACCTGGATGGCGTTCCCGCGCGAGGGGATCACGCTCGGCTCGGAGGCGTCCGAGCGCGAGGAGGGCTACGCGGCGTGGACCGCGGTCGCCCACGCGGTCGCCGAGTTCGAGCCGGTCACGATGGTCGTCGACCCGACCGAGACGGCGCGCGCTCGCCGCATGCTCGGTTCCGACTCCGGGATCGAGATCGTCGCGGCGCCGCTCGACGAGTTCTGGATGCGCGACTTCGGCCCGACCTTCGTGGTCGACGACGAGCGGCCCGGCGTGCTCGGTGCGGTCGACTGGATCTTCAACGGCTGGGGTGCGCCCGAGTGGGCCGAGTGGACGGTCTCGGCCGAGATCGCGCGATTCGCCGCAGCGCACGTGGGCGCCGAGCTCGTGAGCTCGGTGCTCGTGAACGAGGGCGGCGGCATCCACGTCGACGGCGAGGGCACGGTGCTCCTGACCGAGACGGTGCAGCTCGACCCGCGCCGCAACCCGTACGCCGACCGCGCGCGCGTCGAGGCCGAGCTCGCGCGCACGATCGGCGCGCCGCACGCGATCTGGCTGCCGCGCGGGCTCACCCGCGACTACGACGACTTCGGCACGAACGGACACGTCGACATCGTCGCGACCATCCCGTCGCCCGGCCGTCTGCTGCTGCACCACCAAGCCGATGCCGCGCATCCCGACTTCGTGGTCACGCGCGAGCTCCGCTCGCTGCTCGAGGGGCAGGCGGATGCCGCGGGCCGTCGCTTCGAGATCATCGACCTGCCCGCCCCGACGACCCTGCGCGACGACGAGGGCTTCGTCGACTGGAGCTACGTGAACCACCTCGTCGTGAACGACGGCGTCGTCGCGTGCGGCTTCGGCGAGCCCGAGGCCGACGCGCGCGCGGCGGCGATCCTGGCCGACGCGTATCCCGGTCGGCGGGTCGTGACCGTCGACGCGCGCCCGATCTTCGCGCGCGGCGGCGGCATCCACTGCATCACGCAGCAGCAGCCCGCGCTCGCCGCGGCGGCCGCGGGAGGTGCACGATGA
- a CDS encoding amidase, protein MPGSPADQPLDVVEASIADLRAALEAGRTTSVELVEAYLARIDAYDAPGTETALNAVVVRNPAALDEARASDERRARGEVLGPLDGIPYTAKDSYLVQGLTAAAGSPAFEHLVAQRDAFTIERLRAGGAICLGLTNMPPMANGGMQRGVYGRAESPYNAEFLTAAFGSGSSNGSGTATAASFAAFGLGEETWSSGRAPASNNALCAYTPSRGVISVRGNWPLVPTMDVVVPHARTMADLLEVLDVIVADDAETRGDFWRAQPWIELPAASAVRPSSYGDLLPGSADGGRTALAGVRIGVPRMYVNADPEAGTTEPGGGPVGIGGPTGQRIETRATVIELWESARRDLEAAGAEVVLVDFPVVSNYEGDRPGAPTIATRGLVSPECLKREIVDLSAWAWEDFLAANGDPALRTLADVDGAHIFPQPDGALPDRYTGLDDDIAEYPDWVRAHPDATWDDMPELEVGLRGLEETRRLDLDQWMDDLGLDAVVFPAVADVAPADMDVNPASADLGWRNGVWVANGNLVPRHLGIPTVTVPMGLLRDIRMPVGLTFAGRAYDDTALLRLAAAFESLAPRRVAPPRTPPLP, encoded by the coding sequence ATGCCCGGATCTCCTGCAGACCAGCCGCTCGACGTCGTCGAGGCGTCGATCGCCGACCTGCGCGCCGCGCTCGAGGCGGGACGGACGACCTCGGTCGAGCTCGTCGAGGCGTACCTCGCGCGAATCGACGCGTACGACGCGCCGGGCACCGAGACCGCGCTGAACGCGGTCGTCGTGCGCAATCCCGCGGCGCTCGACGAGGCGCGCGCGTCCGACGAGCGTCGCGCGCGCGGCGAGGTGCTCGGCCCACTCGACGGCATCCCGTACACCGCCAAGGACTCGTACCTCGTGCAGGGCCTGACCGCGGCGGCCGGAAGTCCCGCGTTCGAGCACCTCGTCGCCCAGCGCGACGCGTTCACGATCGAGCGCCTGCGCGCCGGCGGGGCGATCTGCCTGGGCCTCACGAACATGCCGCCCATGGCGAACGGCGGGATGCAGCGCGGCGTGTACGGCCGGGCCGAGAGCCCCTACAACGCCGAGTTCCTGACGGCCGCGTTCGGGTCGGGCTCGTCGAACGGGTCGGGCACGGCGACGGCCGCCTCATTCGCCGCGTTCGGCCTCGGCGAGGAGACCTGGTCGTCGGGCCGCGCGCCCGCGTCGAACAATGCGCTGTGCGCCTACACCCCGAGCCGCGGCGTCATCTCGGTGCGCGGCAACTGGCCGCTCGTGCCCACGATGGATGTCGTCGTGCCGCACGCGCGCACGATGGCCGACCTCCTCGAGGTGCTCGACGTGATCGTCGCCGACGACGCCGAGACCCGTGGCGACTTCTGGCGCGCCCAGCCGTGGATCGAGCTGCCCGCGGCATCCGCCGTTCGCCCCAGCTCCTACGGCGACCTGCTTCCCGGCTCGGCCGACGGCGGACGCACGGCGCTCGCGGGCGTGCGCATCGGCGTGCCGCGCATGTACGTGAACGCCGACCCGGAGGCGGGCACCACCGAGCCCGGCGGCGGTCCTGTCGGCATCGGCGGGCCCACCGGGCAGCGGATCGAGACGCGTGCGACGGTGATCGAGCTGTGGGAGTCGGCGCGCCGCGACCTCGAGGCGGCCGGCGCCGAGGTGGTGCTGGTCGACTTCCCGGTGGTGTCGAACTACGAGGGCGACCGACCGGGCGCACCGACCATCGCGACGCGCGGGCTCGTGAGTCCCGAGTGCCTGAAGCGCGAGATCGTCGACCTGTCGGCGTGGGCGTGGGAGGACTTCCTCGCGGCGAACGGCGACCCGGCGCTGCGGACGCTCGCCGACGTCGACGGTGCGCATATCTTCCCGCAGCCGGACGGGGCCCTGCCCGATCGGTACACGGGCCTCGACGACGACATCGCCGAGTACCCCGACTGGGTGCGCGCCCACCCGGATGCGACCTGGGACGACATGCCCGAACTCGAGGTGGGCCTGCGCGGTCTCGAGGAGACGCGCCGTCTCGATCTCGACCAGTGGATGGACGACCTCGGGCTCGACGCGGTCGTGTTCCCCGCCGTGGCCGACGTCGCCCCGGCCGACATGGACGTGAATCCGGCGTCCGCGGACCTCGGGTGGCGCAACGGCGTCTGGGTCGCGAACGGCAACCTCGTGCCGCGGCACCTCGGCATCCCCACGGTCACGGTGCCCATGGGCCTGCTGCGCGACATCCGGATGCCGGTGGGCCTCACGTTCGCGGGTCGTGCCTACGACGACACGGCCCTGCTGCGCCTCGCGGCAGCCTTCGAGTCGCTCGCTCCGCGCCGGGTCGCGCCGCCGCGCACGCCGCCCCTGCCCTGA